Proteins from a single region of Streptomyces spectabilis:
- a CDS encoding LacI family DNA-binding transcriptional regulator, with protein sequence MKDIARRAGVSESAVSFALNDRPGVSEVTRDRVRRVAEQLGWRPSTAARALSGEGAATVGLVVARPAATLGVDSFFLQLISGIQEVLAERQLGLLFQVVEDVEAECAAYRRWWAEHRVDGVLVVDPRTDDPRPALLEELGLPAVVTGGVPDPDRPPRAGLSTVWADDAGAMASVVGHLHALGHRRIVHIAGLPGLAHTERRVRTLRAEAERRGLNGVRSVTTDYSDAEGAAVTRRVLRSAAPPTALVYDNDVMAVAGVAAAASLGFAVPADVSVVAWEDSALCRMVHPWLTALSRDTVSFGRTAARELLGLLDDGPAGTVQVPLPTLIERESTGAARAAG encoded by the coding sequence ATGAAGGACATCGCCCGGCGTGCGGGGGTCTCCGAGAGCGCCGTCTCCTTCGCGCTCAACGACAGGCCCGGGGTCTCCGAGGTCACCCGTGACCGGGTGCGCAGGGTCGCCGAGCAGCTGGGCTGGCGGCCCAGCACGGCGGCGCGCGCCCTGTCGGGCGAGGGCGCGGCCACGGTCGGCCTGGTGGTGGCGAGACCCGCCGCCACGCTCGGCGTCGACTCGTTCTTCCTGCAGCTGATCTCGGGCATCCAGGAGGTCCTGGCCGAGCGCCAACTGGGCCTGCTCTTCCAGGTGGTGGAGGACGTCGAGGCGGAGTGCGCGGCCTACCGGCGGTGGTGGGCGGAGCACCGGGTCGACGGCGTCCTCGTCGTGGACCCGCGCACCGACGACCCGCGGCCCGCGCTCCTCGAGGAGCTGGGCCTTCCCGCGGTGGTCACCGGCGGCGTGCCCGACCCCGACCGGCCGCCGCGCGCGGGGCTCTCGACCGTGTGGGCCGACGACGCGGGCGCGATGGCGTCCGTCGTCGGCCATCTGCACGCGCTCGGGCACCGCCGCATCGTGCACATCGCCGGGCTCCCCGGCCTCGCGCACACCGAGCGCCGCGTACGCACGCTGCGGGCCGAGGCCGAGCGCCGGGGCCTGAACGGGGTGCGGTCGGTCACCACCGACTACTCGGACGCCGAGGGCGCCGCCGTGACCCGCCGGGTGCTGCGCTCGGCGGCGCCGCCGACGGCCCTCGTCTACGACAACGACGTGATGGCCGTCGCGGGCGTGGCGGCCGCGGCCTCGCTCGGCTTCGCCGTGCCCGCCGACGTGTCGGTCGTGGCCTGGGAGGACTCGGCCCTGTGCCGCATGGTGCACCCGTGGCTGACCGCCCTGTCCCGGGACACGGTGTCGTTCGGCCGGACGGCCGCGCGCGAGCTCCTCGGCCTGCTCGACGACGGTCCCGCGGGCACGGTGCAGGTGCCGCTGCCGACGCTGATCGAGCGGGAGAGCACGGGCGCGGCGCGCGCGGCGGGGTGA
- a CDS encoding extracellular solute-binding protein: MRHSRIFRSPRRAVPAAAAVASLLALSACGGGDDGGSTDASGKVEGKITFQTWNLKANFKSYFEGLVDDFEEKYPGTEVKWVDQPGEGYADKISADAAGGTLPDVVNVSPDLVAPLAKAGIALDLDQAAGKYEKEYLPGAWKSHQVPGVQGTFAFPWYLNTGPLFYNKRLFKEAGLDAGKPPKTYDQLFDDALEIADKSDGDIATLANVPTIEDFGRYGVPLMNKEGTGFTFNDAKGVELLTKYKKLYDAKALDGQALTATPESTGKKFLTEAVAMNPGSALDLEKFKKDAPALYKNIGITPQISSTGKDNMYVMGVMVNKRTKQTPAAVAFAHFVTDAQRQMSFAKKVAIFPSTKGSLDDPYFTKADGTDETRVRIAAAKSLKTAVNYTPVLFSEQMKVALRNSVAKALQGKDSPEEALDNAVKQCDRLLQQS; the protein is encoded by the coding sequence GTGCGTCATTCCCGGATATTCCGCAGCCCCCGCAGGGCGGTCCCCGCGGCCGCCGCCGTCGCCTCCCTGCTGGCCCTGAGCGCCTGCGGCGGCGGTGACGACGGCGGCTCGACCGACGCCTCCGGCAAGGTCGAGGGCAAGATCACCTTCCAGACCTGGAACCTGAAGGCGAACTTCAAGTCGTACTTCGAGGGCCTGGTCGACGACTTCGAGGAGAAGTACCCGGGCACCGAGGTCAAGTGGGTCGACCAGCCCGGCGAGGGCTACGCCGACAAGATCAGCGCGGACGCCGCGGGGGGCACCCTGCCCGACGTCGTGAACGTCTCGCCGGACCTGGTGGCACCGCTCGCCAAGGCGGGCATCGCCCTCGACCTCGACCAGGCGGCGGGCAAGTACGAGAAGGAGTATCTGCCGGGCGCCTGGAAGAGCCACCAGGTCCCGGGCGTGCAGGGCACGTTCGCCTTCCCCTGGTACCTGAACACCGGGCCGCTGTTCTACAACAAGCGGCTGTTCAAGGAGGCGGGCCTGGACGCGGGCAAGCCGCCGAAGACGTACGACCAGCTCTTCGACGACGCCCTGGAGATCGCGGACAAGAGCGACGGCGACATCGCCACGCTCGCCAACGTCCCCACCATCGAGGACTTCGGCCGCTACGGCGTCCCGCTGATGAACAAGGAAGGCACCGGCTTCACCTTCAACGACGCCAAGGGCGTCGAACTGCTCACGAAGTACAAGAAGCTGTACGACGCCAAGGCCCTGGACGGGCAGGCCCTGACCGCGACGCCCGAGTCGACCGGCAAGAAGTTCCTCACCGAGGCCGTCGCGATGAACCCGGGCAGCGCCCTGGACCTGGAGAAGTTCAAGAAGGACGCCCCGGCCCTCTACAAGAACATCGGCATCACGCCGCAGATCAGCTCCACCGGCAAGGACAACATGTACGTGATGGGCGTGATGGTGAACAAGCGCACCAAGCAGACGCCCGCCGCCGTCGCCTTCGCGCACTTCGTCACCGACGCACAGCGCCAGATGTCCTTCGCCAAGAAGGTCGCGATCTTCCCGAGCACCAAGGGCTCCCTGGACGACCCGTACTTCACCAAGGCGGACGGCACGGACGAGACGCGCGTGCGCATCGCCGCCGCCAAGTCCCTGAAGACCGCGGTGAACTACACCCCCGTGCTGTTCAGCGAGCAGATGAAGGTGGCGCTCCGCAACTCCGTCGCCAAGGCGCTGCAGGGCAAGGACAGTCCCGAGGAAGCGCTTGACAACGCTGTCAAGCAGTGTGACCGACTGCTCCAGCAGAGCTGA
- a CDS encoding carbohydrate ABC transporter permease: MTAMKTPSPATSPAPPAGGAPRATKAARAPRAGRRVRRQLPTSPWLFAAPGLVIVGWFILYPFVSTVLNSFTDKRQLVEGKYVGLANFRELLHDDMFWIGLRNSTLYVLVVVPALVILPLLLAMLVQKQIPGITFFRSAFYTPVVASIVVVGLIWVWMLDERGLVNAVLEAVGAGKVGFLSDQWLLLFSAMAVTVWKGLGYYMIIYLAALANVPRELHEAAAVDGAGPVRRFVSVTMPAVRSTMVLVAALSSVAAFKVFSEVYLMAGPTGGPAGEDTTLVMLVQRTGTGLTGRVGYASAISVVIFVVTVALMLLVLRADRKENR, from the coding sequence ATGACCGCCATGAAGACCCCCAGTCCCGCCACGTCCCCGGCGCCGCCCGCCGGGGGCGCGCCCAGGGCGACGAAGGCCGCGCGCGCCCCTCGCGCCGGCCGCCGCGTCCGGAGGCAGCTGCCGACCAGCCCCTGGCTGTTCGCTGCCCCCGGCCTCGTGATCGTCGGCTGGTTCATCCTCTATCCGTTCGTCAGCACGGTGCTCAACTCCTTCACCGACAAACGGCAGTTGGTCGAGGGTAAGTACGTGGGCCTCGCCAACTTCCGCGAGCTGCTGCACGACGACATGTTCTGGATCGGCCTGCGCAACAGCACCCTGTACGTCCTCGTGGTCGTACCCGCGCTCGTCATCCTGCCGCTGCTGCTCGCGATGCTCGTGCAGAAGCAGATCCCGGGCATCACGTTCTTCCGGTCCGCCTTCTACACGCCGGTGGTCGCCTCCATCGTCGTCGTCGGCCTGATCTGGGTGTGGATGCTCGACGAGCGGGGCCTGGTGAACGCCGTCCTGGAGGCGGTCGGCGCGGGCAAGGTCGGCTTCCTCAGCGACCAGTGGCTGCTGCTGTTCTCCGCCATGGCCGTCACGGTCTGGAAGGGCCTCGGCTACTACATGATCATTTATCTGGCGGCGCTCGCGAACGTCCCGCGCGAACTGCACGAGGCCGCCGCCGTCGACGGCGCGGGACCGGTCCGCCGCTTCGTCAGCGTCACGATGCCCGCCGTGCGCTCCACCATGGTCCTGGTCGCCGCGCTGTCCTCCGTGGCCGCGTTCAAGGTCTTCTCCGAGGTGTATCTGATGGCGGGGCCGACCGGCGGGCCCGCGGGTGAGGACACCACGCTCGTGATGCTCGTGCAGCGCACCGGCACCGGCCTGACCGGCCGCGTCGGCTACGCCTCCGCGATCTCCGTCGTCATCTTCGTCGTCACCGTCGCGCTGATGCTGCTCGTGCTGCGCGCGGACCGGAAGGAGAACCGATGA
- a CDS encoding carbohydrate ABC transporter permease: MTTTTPDTEAVRAEAPRPRKWRPTDENGRRMRVWELALRYVLLLAVLALMIGPFLWQLSTSLKGPHENIFSSPPKFLPSDPTLHNYERVADTIPVWDYAFNSLKVAAANVVTNCVGAALAGYALARLRYRGRKAATLVFILAMLVPVEGIIIAQFTTMRDLGLNNTLVGVLLPGCVSALNVLLMRNAFLNVPYEIEEAAFVDGANVWQRFFRIALPAVKGTLAVVAIFAFMGAWDDFLWPLIVLSDPDKFTLTIGLNYLHGTFANDERLVAAGTVIAVLPLIVLFACLQRYFFRGVGEGAVKG, encoded by the coding sequence ATGACGACCACGACCCCGGACACCGAAGCGGTCCGTGCCGAGGCCCCGCGGCCGCGGAAGTGGCGGCCCACGGACGAGAACGGGCGCCGCATGCGCGTGTGGGAGCTCGCCCTGCGCTACGTCCTGCTGCTCGCCGTCCTCGCCCTGATGATCGGCCCGTTCCTGTGGCAGCTTTCGACGTCCCTCAAGGGGCCGCACGAGAACATCTTCAGTTCCCCGCCCAAGTTCCTGCCGTCCGACCCGACCCTGCACAACTACGAACGCGTCGCCGACACCATCCCGGTGTGGGACTACGCGTTCAACTCCCTGAAGGTCGCGGCGGCGAACGTCGTCACCAACTGCGTGGGCGCGGCCCTCGCCGGATACGCCCTCGCCCGGCTGCGCTACCGCGGCCGCAAGGCGGCGACGCTCGTGTTCATCCTGGCCATGCTCGTGCCCGTGGAGGGCATCATCATCGCCCAGTTCACGACGATGCGGGACCTCGGCCTCAACAACACCCTCGTCGGCGTGCTGCTGCCCGGCTGCGTCTCGGCGCTCAACGTGCTGCTGATGCGCAACGCCTTCCTCAACGTCCCGTACGAGATCGAGGAGGCCGCGTTCGTCGACGGGGCGAACGTGTGGCAGCGGTTCTTCCGCATCGCGCTGCCCGCCGTGAAGGGCACCCTCGCCGTGGTGGCCATCTTCGCCTTCATGGGCGCATGGGACGACTTCCTGTGGCCCCTGATCGTCCTGAGCGACCCCGACAAGTTCACCCTGACCATCGGCCTCAACTATCTGCACGGCACCTTCGCCAACGACGAGCGCCTCGTCGCCGCGGGCACGGTGATCGCCGTGCTGCCGCTGATCGTGCTCTTCGCCTGTCTCCAGCGGTACTTCTTCCGCGGGGTCGGAGAGGGCGCCGTCAAGGGCTGA
- a CDS encoding glycoside hydrolase 5 family protein: protein MTSDDLPGTGSAPAATPRFGANYTPSEGWFHHWLDFDLDSVRRDLDAIASLGLDHVRVFPIWPYFQPNRTLIRPRAVEQLVALADAAAERGLDVNVDGLQGHLSSFDFLPAWTQTWHRRNLFTDPDVISGQREYLRTLAAALADRPNFIGMTIGNEINQFAAGPHPDPDRITQEQAEAWLRQVLAACEEGAPGRLHLHAEYDAAWYQDDQPFTPAQAARLGSVTAVHSWVFNGTAQRHGRDGAATGQHAAYLIELSKAWAVDPHRPVWLQEVGAPAPLIPAADAAAFTETTVTAALDCADVWGVTWWCSHDVSRTLADFPELEYSLGLLTNEGRVKPAGAALARLAKERWEVPAARSTAVVVDVGPGAGRRARCGPGGDVFEAFARLAGEGVRPALVLAERVSDHGHLAERGITEVVHPSDVL, encoded by the coding sequence TTGACGTCAGACGACCTGCCCGGCACGGGCAGCGCCCCCGCCGCGACGCCCCGCTTCGGCGCCAACTACACCCCCAGCGAAGGGTGGTTCCACCACTGGCTCGACTTCGACCTGGACTCCGTACGCCGTGACCTCGACGCCATCGCCTCGCTCGGCCTCGACCACGTCCGGGTGTTCCCGATCTGGCCGTACTTCCAGCCCAACCGCACCCTGATCCGGCCGCGCGCCGTCGAGCAGCTCGTCGCGCTCGCCGACGCCGCCGCCGAGCGCGGGCTCGACGTCAACGTCGACGGCCTCCAGGGCCATCTGTCCAGCTTCGACTTCCTGCCCGCGTGGACGCAGACCTGGCACCGGCGCAACCTCTTCACCGACCCGGACGTGATCTCGGGCCAGCGGGAGTATCTGCGCACCCTCGCCGCCGCGCTCGCCGACCGGCCCAACTTCATCGGCATGACCATCGGCAACGAGATCAACCAGTTCGCCGCCGGGCCGCACCCCGACCCCGACCGGATCACCCAGGAGCAGGCCGAGGCCTGGCTGCGGCAGGTCCTCGCCGCGTGCGAGGAGGGGGCGCCCGGACGCCTCCACCTGCACGCCGAGTACGACGCGGCCTGGTACCAGGACGACCAGCCGTTCACGCCCGCGCAGGCCGCGCGGCTCGGGTCCGTCACCGCCGTGCACTCGTGGGTGTTCAACGGCACCGCGCAGCGCCACGGGCGCGACGGGGCCGCGACCGGGCAGCACGCCGCGTACCTCATCGAGCTGTCCAAGGCCTGGGCCGTGGACCCGCACCGGCCCGTCTGGCTCCAGGAGGTCGGCGCGCCCGCCCCGCTCATCCCGGCGGCGGACGCGGCGGCGTTCACCGAGACGACCGTGACGGCCGCGCTCGACTGCGCTGACGTGTGGGGCGTCACCTGGTGGTGCTCCCACGACGTCTCGCGCACCCTCGCGGACTTCCCGGAGCTGGAGTACAGCCTGGGGCTGCTGACGAACGAGGGTCGGGTGAAGCCCGCCGGTGCCGCCCTCGCCCGGCTCGCCAAGGAGCGCTGGGAGGTGCCCGCGGCGCGGAGCACGGCCGTGGTGGTGGACGTCGGGCCCGGCGCGGGGCGGCGGGCCCGGTGCGGGCCCGGCGGGGACGTCTTCGAGGCCTTCGCCCGGCTTGCCGGGGAAGGGGTGCGGCCCGCGCTGGTACTGGCCGAACGGGTCTCCGACCACGGCCATCTCGCTGAGCGCGGCATCACGGAGGTGGTCCACCCGTCCGACGTCCTCTGA
- a CDS encoding alpha-mannosidase codes for MHDDRKLVEGRLKRVLDERIRPAVYPESVPLTVAVWTAPGEPVPVAEGLAATPEPIEVGARWGAPWGTSWFHISGTVPAAWAGRTVEAVLDLGFDENMPGFQCEGLVYRPDGTPVKGLNPRNQWVRIAAPAEGGETVELRVEAASNPVLLDYHPFLPTQLGDKETAGSEPQYRLERMDLAVFDETVWGLVMDLEVLGELMQELPEDSGRRHEVLRAVDRALDAVDLQDVNGTAAAARARLEGVLAAPAHDSAHRISAVGHAHIDSAWLWPLRETVRKVARTTSNMTGLLEDDPDFVFSMSQAQQWAWVKEHRPEVWARVKKAVADGRFVPAGGMWVESDTNMPGSEAMARQFVHGKRFFIEEFGVENDEAWLPDTFGFAAGLPQIIKAAGSKWLLTQKISWSQTNKFPHHTFQWEGIDGTRIFTHFPPVDTYNCAVKGSEIAHAARNFKDKGVARHSLAPVGWGDGGGGTTREMIAKVARLRNLEGSPTVRWETPTEFFEKAEAEYPNAPVWVGELYLELHRATLTSQAGTKQGNRRSEHLLREAELWAATAAVRAGFPYPYEELDRIWKTVLLHQFHDILPGSSIAWVHREARATYAAVAEDLNAIVDAAQRALAGEGSRTLVFNSTPHVRGGVPAGGAHAPVAEGQSAIAARAEGGYVLDNGLLRVEVDARGLVVSARDLVSGRETVAPGQAVNLPQLHADFPNMWDAWDVDEFYRHTVTDLTEATEVAPGEGASVRVERRFGDSRMTQVLTLAPGQRRLDIDTEVDWHETEKFLKLAFPLDVHAERYASETQFGHFHRPTHTNTSWEAAKFEACNHRFVHFEEPGWGVALVNDSTYGHDVTRTVRDTDAGTTTTVRVSLLRAPRFPDPETDQGVHRFRHALAPGAGIVDAVREGYRINLPERRVAGAGADVAPLVSVDDDAVVVTAVKLADDNSGDVVIRFHEAQGGRARTTLRLGFEAAAVDVTDLLERPLAGADAPERDGGAIAVSLRPFELVTLRVRRA; via the coding sequence ATGCACGACGACCGCAAGCTCGTAGAAGGCCGGCTCAAGCGCGTGCTCGACGAGCGCATCCGCCCCGCCGTCTACCCCGAGTCCGTCCCCCTGACCGTGGCCGTCTGGACCGCCCCGGGCGAACCGGTGCCCGTGGCCGAAGGCCTGGCCGCCACCCCCGAGCCCATCGAGGTCGGGGCGCGCTGGGGCGCCCCCTGGGGCACCAGCTGGTTCCACATCAGCGGGACCGTCCCGGCCGCCTGGGCGGGCCGCACCGTGGAGGCGGTCCTCGACCTCGGCTTCGACGAGAACATGCCCGGCTTCCAGTGCGAGGGCCTCGTCTACCGCCCGGACGGCACCCCGGTGAAGGGACTCAACCCCCGCAACCAGTGGGTGCGGATAGCCGCTCCCGCCGAGGGCGGCGAGACCGTGGAGCTGCGCGTGGAGGCCGCGTCCAACCCGGTCCTCCTCGACTACCACCCCTTCCTGCCCACCCAGCTGGGTGACAAGGAGACCGCGGGCAGCGAGCCGCAGTACCGCCTGGAGCGGATGGACCTCGCCGTGTTCGACGAGACGGTGTGGGGGCTCGTCATGGACCTGGAGGTCCTGGGCGAGCTGATGCAGGAGCTGCCCGAGGACTCGGGCCGCCGCCACGAGGTCCTGCGGGCGGTCGACCGCGCGCTCGACGCCGTGGACCTCCAGGACGTGAACGGCACGGCCGCCGCCGCCCGCGCCCGCCTCGAGGGCGTCCTCGCCGCGCCCGCGCACGACTCCGCGCACCGCATCAGCGCCGTCGGGCACGCCCACATCGACTCGGCGTGGCTGTGGCCGCTGCGCGAGACCGTGCGGAAGGTCGCCAGGACCACGTCCAACATGACGGGCCTGCTCGAGGACGACCCCGACTTCGTCTTCTCCATGTCGCAGGCGCAGCAGTGGGCGTGGGTGAAGGAGCACCGGCCCGAAGTGTGGGCGCGGGTGAAGAAGGCCGTCGCCGACGGCCGGTTCGTACCGGCGGGCGGCATGTGGGTGGAGTCCGACACGAACATGCCGGGCTCGGAGGCGATGGCCCGGCAGTTCGTGCACGGCAAGCGCTTCTTCATCGAGGAGTTCGGGGTCGAGAACGACGAGGCGTGGCTGCCGGACACCTTCGGCTTCGCCGCGGGCCTGCCGCAGATCATCAAGGCCGCGGGCTCCAAGTGGCTGCTCACGCAGAAGATCTCGTGGTCGCAGACCAACAAGTTCCCGCACCACACCTTCCAGTGGGAGGGCATCGACGGCACCCGGATCTTCACGCACTTCCCGCCCGTCGACACCTACAACTGCGCGGTCAAGGGCAGCGAGATCGCGCACGCCGCGCGGAACTTCAAGGACAAGGGCGTGGCCCGGCACTCCCTCGCGCCGGTCGGCTGGGGCGACGGGGGCGGCGGCACCACCCGCGAGATGATCGCGAAGGTGGCCCGGCTGCGGAACCTGGAGGGCTCGCCGACCGTGCGGTGGGAGACCCCGACGGAGTTCTTCGAGAAGGCCGAGGCGGAGTATCCGAACGCGCCGGTGTGGGTCGGCGAGCTCTATCTGGAGCTGCACCGCGCGACGCTCACCAGCCAGGCCGGCACCAAGCAGGGCAACCGCCGCAGCGAGCACCTGCTGCGCGAGGCCGAGCTGTGGGCGGCGACGGCCGCGGTGCGCGCCGGATTCCCGTACCCGTACGAGGAGTTGGACCGGATCTGGAAGACGGTGCTGCTCCACCAGTTCCACGACATCCTGCCGGGCTCGTCGATCGCCTGGGTGCACCGCGAGGCCCGGGCGACGTACGCGGCCGTGGCGGAAGACCTGAACGCGATCGTCGACGCGGCGCAGCGGGCCCTCGCGGGCGAGGGGTCGCGCACCCTCGTGTTCAACTCCACCCCGCACGTCCGCGGCGGTGTCCCCGCGGGCGGCGCCCACGCCCCGGTGGCCGAGGGGCAGTCCGCGATCGCCGCGCGCGCCGAGGGCGGCTACGTCCTGGACAACGGCCTGCTGCGGGTCGAGGTCGACGCGCGCGGGCTCGTGGTCTCCGCCCGCGACCTGGTGTCCGGCCGGGAGACGGTCGCGCCGGGGCAGGCCGTGAACCTGCCGCAGCTGCACGCCGACTTCCCGAACATGTGGGACGCCTGGGACGTCGACGAGTTCTACCGCCACACCGTCACGGACCTGACCGAGGCCACGGAGGTCGCTCCCGGCGAGGGCGCGTCCGTGCGGGTCGAGCGCCGCTTCGGGGACTCGCGGATGACGCAGGTCCTGACGCTCGCCCCGGGGCAGCGCCGCCTCGACATCGACACCGAGGTGGACTGGCACGAGACGGAGAAGTTCCTCAAGCTGGCCTTCCCGCTGGACGTGCACGCCGAGCGGTACGCGTCCGAGACGCAGTTCGGGCACTTCCACCGGCCCACCCACACCAACACCAGCTGGGAGGCCGCGAAGTTCGAGGCCTGCAACCACCGCTTCGTGCACTTCGAGGAGCCCGGCTGGGGCGTCGCCCTCGTCAACGACTCCACGTACGGCCACGACGTGACCCGCACGGTGCGCGACACGGACGCCGGGACGACCACCACGGTGCGTGTCTCGCTCCTGCGCGCGCCCCGCTTCCCCGACCCCGAGACCGACCAGGGCGTGCACCGCTTCCGGCACGCGCTCGCGCCCGGCGCGGGCATCGTGGACGCGGTGCGCGAGGGCTATCGGATCAACCTGCCGGAGCGGCGGGTCGCCGGGGCCGGGGCGGACGTCGCGCCGCTGGTGAGCGTCGACGACGACGCCGTGGTCGTGACGGCCGTCAAGCTCGCCGACGACAACAGCGGCGACGTCGTGATCCGCTTCCACGAGGCGCAGGGCGGCCGGGCCCGCACCACGCTGCGCCTCGGCTTCGAGGCGGCGGCCGTGGACGTGACCGACCTCCTGGAGCGGCCCCTGGCCGGTGCGGACGCGCCGGAGCGCGACGGGGGCGCGATCGCCGTGTCGCTGCGCCCCTTCGAGCTGGTGACGCTGCGGGTGCGGCGCGCCTGA
- a CDS encoding alpha/beta fold hydrolase gives MNDASAPRGADRSRLHTFATDDGTLAYRDTGWGEPLVLLHGGFLDHRMWDDQTDDLGRHHRVIAPDVRGHGRSANATRPFRQTDDLAALLRHLDVGPAVVVGLSMGAGIAVDTALEHPDLVSALVVCGAGTSEPEFTNPWVLAIQAEWARATAAGDAAAFVDATMLFAAGPHRSLGDVDPDVVRRLREMTEQTVAKHSGAEASHLVPVTDTWARAARLTLPLLAVTGDLDTSDNIGMAQRLARSVRDGRTATVTGTAHYPNMERPEAFNALLRDFLAAAD, from the coding sequence ATGAATGACGCTTCTGCTCCGCGCGGGGCGGACCGCTCCCGCCTGCACACGTTCGCGACCGACGACGGCACGCTCGCCTACCGCGACACCGGCTGGGGCGAGCCGCTCGTCCTGCTCCACGGCGGCTTCCTCGACCACCGCATGTGGGACGACCAGACGGATGACCTCGGCCGCCACCACCGGGTCATCGCGCCGGACGTGCGCGGCCACGGCCGGTCCGCGAACGCGACCCGACCGTTCCGCCAGACCGACGACCTGGCCGCGCTCCTGCGCCATCTCGACGTCGGCCCCGCGGTCGTCGTCGGCCTGTCGATGGGCGCGGGCATCGCGGTCGACACCGCGCTCGAACACCCGGACCTCGTCAGCGCCCTCGTGGTCTGCGGCGCGGGCACCAGCGAGCCCGAGTTCACCAACCCCTGGGTGCTCGCCATCCAGGCCGAGTGGGCCCGCGCCACGGCCGCGGGGGACGCCGCGGCCTTCGTCGACGCCACCATGCTGTTCGCCGCTGGCCCTCACCGGTCGCTCGGCGACGTCGACCCGGACGTCGTACGACGCCTGCGGGAGATGACGGAGCAGACCGTCGCCAAGCACAGCGGCGCCGAGGCCTCCCACCTCGTGCCCGTCACCGACACCTGGGCCCGCGCCGCACGCCTGACCCTGCCGCTCCTGGCCGTCACCGGGGACCTGGACACCTCCGACAACATCGGCATGGCCCAGCGCCTGGCCCGCTCGGTGCGCGACGGCCGCACGGCGACGGTCACGGGCACCGCGCACTACCCGAACATGGAACGCCCCGAGGCCTTCAACGCGTTGCTGCGCGACTTCCTCGCGGCGGCGGACTGA
- a CDS encoding MarR family winged helix-turn-helix transcriptional regulator: MSDEQRNPDEPLDPDALADRLTEVFDLVGPLYRRTQRKVEQAESIEGLSVGVRAVLDLLRGHGPLTVPQMGRAQSLSRQFVQRMVNDAAARGLVATAPNPAHRRSSLIRLTPEGESAIAAATAREHAVMRQVRGDITDADVTACVHVLTRMLELFDDVDVD; the protein is encoded by the coding sequence GTGAGTGATGAGCAGCGGAACCCCGACGAGCCCCTCGACCCCGACGCCCTCGCCGACCGTCTCACCGAAGTCTTCGACCTGGTGGGCCCGTTGTACCGGCGTACGCAGCGCAAGGTGGAGCAGGCCGAGTCGATCGAGGGTCTGTCCGTCGGGGTGCGCGCGGTCCTCGACCTGCTGCGCGGGCACGGCCCCCTGACCGTGCCGCAGATGGGCCGCGCCCAGTCCCTGAGCCGTCAGTTCGTCCAGCGCATGGTGAACGACGCGGCCGCGCGCGGCCTGGTCGCGACGGCGCCGAACCCCGCCCACCGGAGGTCGTCCCTGATCCGGCTCACGCCGGAGGGGGAGTCGGCGATCGCGGCCGCGACCGCGCGCGAGCACGCCGTGATGCGCCAGGTGCGCGGCGACATCACCGATGCCGACGTGACGGCGTGCGTGCACGTCCTCACGCGGATGCTGGAGCTGTTCGACGACGTCGACGTGGACTGA
- a CDS encoding FadR/GntR family transcriptional regulator, giving the protein MNQAPQSAAPAQKGTVTQRAIEQIKTMIAEGLLEPGQRLPTERDLAAQLGISRSSMREAIRALTVLGVLEARHGSGIYVTQLEAGDLLETFGVVADLTRGPRLVELLEVRRVLESTATSLAAARITPAQLAQVEGHLAAMNATDDPEEILSHDLAFHRAIALAAGNDTMAAILEGLSSRTFRARVWRGYQEEGAFERTRREHDRIHRALVARDPEAARAAAAAHVGEVEAWLRGQYEQQPNARATAGS; this is encoded by the coding sequence GTGAACCAGGCCCCGCAGAGCGCCGCGCCCGCACAGAAGGGCACCGTGACGCAGCGGGCCATCGAGCAGATCAAGACCATGATCGCGGAAGGGCTCCTGGAGCCGGGCCAGCGCCTGCCCACCGAGCGGGACCTGGCCGCGCAGCTCGGCATCTCGCGCAGCTCCATGCGCGAGGCCATCCGGGCCCTGACCGTGCTTGGCGTCCTGGAGGCGCGGCACGGCTCGGGCATCTACGTCACGCAGCTGGAGGCCGGTGACCTCCTGGAGACCTTCGGCGTGGTCGCGGACCTGACCCGCGGGCCCCGTCTGGTGGAGCTGCTCGAAGTGCGCCGCGTCCTGGAGTCCACCGCCACGAGCCTGGCGGCCGCGCGCATCACCCCGGCCCAACTGGCGCAGGTGGAGGGTCACTTGGCGGCGATGAACGCCACCGACGACCCCGAGGAGATCCTCTCCCACGACCTGGCCTTCCACCGCGCGATCGCCCTGGCGGCGGGCAACGACACGATGGCCGCGATCCTCGAAGGCCTGTCGTCACGCACCTTCCGGGCCCGGGTGTGGCGCGGCTACCAGGAAGAGGGCGCCTTCGAACGCACCCGGCGCGAGCACGACCGCATCCACCGGGCGCTGGTGGCCCGCGACCCGGAGGCGGCACGGGCGGCGGCGGCCGCCCACGTGGGCGAGGTGGAGGCCTGGCTGCGGGGGCAGTACGAGCAGCAGCCCAACGCCCGTGCCACAGCCGGGAGTTGA